Proteins co-encoded in one Garra rufa chromosome 21, GarRuf1.0, whole genome shotgun sequence genomic window:
- the LOC141295367 gene encoding uncharacterized protein, which yields MEGEFDRECTEYDCPTIGQQWDEMIEIVKTQTDPKDMKTRMLELETCKHEMIEHFGDDCMEKKGSLFQKVGVKEKRAQEALQRNRKEKVGLLQRRAHAKREKELDADRRKWARITAAAAILKPKKKEGEKGEVNVKLSKKQEAEATSPPPPTAPAVQRLYPDPPPPYNPSTGKKLKQLPLRKIMKQMPLYKVKGGTLELNEEESQGCKDSVIESFVEEDVEENKKEEDEESEQDYPVGEEIVIEGHEENKKDRKVASNNDSDDEKQEKMFVTIEGTFAIGEDKKGQRGRKGTRGNLSKKRASPSRSSARLKDMLQRKEEGKTDLSDMGTKFQLPILAGSTGPVYQPWSLTDLETLVKKLPAITEGGGRWVNKLFALSHGQVLSVGDLRQIMSRVLSAHQMADLENMALTRNVSNSAPLVTGGGQSPLCQAIRDKFPTPDTMFENMKFKHKPGENGAAYINRCSQEWEEACDENPLSNPVTNRIFRAAVLYGAPAGVTQAMEQSPEVPGSDDAKWKRYAVHFIDKAVEKAEKEGSELLKLQKELLKLQVEERKSAKNREPKQMAQQQPTLTPTQPQPQAEPVHKTSVKYHDYVPQYPKQQQWGGGRGRDLLIKAGASILCTPEGVVISFPTGQKINCSIQGGVGHNQWLLAPSPTPDSYADIYWALLTPSQTGAYSLFQKWKSWIYTLDIFTPPPDDLHCTLFYDRQEDHVYQEAFSGVEGSQWSIRGMGLLIGKEGVVAPVCLTAEQEGWYMMRESAAPHISLALHSMHEARELGSMTKRLLAVTDWEPTENRQLYYSPSADSFKVVEETTDLGILEHKWIPRCHGRDKSDGEGAVELIESMPQDLWSTGPTDVGYCDITPVTFEISNGPPVWSPQYRNRPEAVAGIRPIVKGLLDSGVLTPYQSQWNTPIFPVPKPGGMYRMVHDLREVNSRVTTPIVAVPDPYTALSMVNASHQWFSCIDMANAFFCVPIADECKEYFAFTFEGTQYSYNRLPQGFILSPGKFNQVMKQQLESCQFPEGVVTIMYVDDLLISAESPESCLEATGIVLHRLREAGLKVSKEKLQVCRQTVTFLGRVVGAGGNGVSPAHKRDILTHPKPITVKEMLSFLGLAGFSRHFVPQYVTLTSPLRDMVKQCGMRNLKAQLQWTVEAEEAFQKTKAELAHCSNLCTPDYKLPFRLDVSETITSAHGVLYQKQSGNRRILLYMSVLLDQVEARQPPCARFAAGLAKIIQKTSHIVMGHTLLILTSHSVVSFVNSSAFTFSALRQRRMLKILTAPNITYTHNGVNMADLLTDGEPHDCAPLTNRLSVVREGLLASQLPETDNPITLFTDGSCHRADDGTLKAGFAVIELQGDKFVTVKAEPLVGKQSAQKAELLALINALRYSEGKTANIYSDSAYAVSAAHVELPVWVRCGFTTSSGRPITHEKEARELSEAIMLPNKVAIVKCTGHSQGTDLLSRGNEAADMAAKRASGYLQGQLVVVAEPDVTSLLPEFSREFLSEQQDMAAPEEKSVWKNKGAVRHSDGLWTSPDGRVLLPASLAPIVLKETHTPAHCSDKQMARALQSWWHPFMPHLIAGYIASCPICQEHNIKPSMKPSQGSFPLANGPGDEIVIDFTDMCEKVQGKRYLLVMVDAYTGWPEAFPVGREDSTAVIKCLINHYIPHYGFPKRVRSDNGSHFKNEHLAQVEKALGLVHHFGAVYHPQSQGKVERLNLTLKNKLAKICAQTKLTWLAALPLALMSVRSSVNRTTGYTPFELLTGRQFPGPHAPLQLEPVQPLSHKVYYDKLVALVGSFHDVVPIDDMVHEYPARLPNRTWDWVRLRIYKRKWKEPRWSAPLKVTARTSHCVRLAGKGDTWYHLSQCCPADQPSRSLEDTRVDLASQVQEREDTGDTQNTGDTQTHTHTHTHTGEDPKEDFQPSQSNLQALQVVHKTGDLFTAPKGEPVAHCISADCAFGAGIARKFRERYGVEKVWAQGKTKGDCAVTHEIDRIVFHLVTKTFARDLPTYEDFENSLSCMRVWCDRLGITKLSIPRLGCGLDKLEFCKVLHIIEKTFRGSNIVISIYHID from the exons ATGGAGGGTGAATTTGACAGGGAATGTACGGAATATGACTGTCCCACTATTGGACAACAGTGGGATGAAATGATTGAAATTGTAAAAACCCAAACTGATCCAAAAGATATGAAAACACGCATGCTAGAATTGGAAACTTGTAAACATGAAATGATTGAACATTTTGGTGATGATTGCATGGAAAAAAAGGGTTCTCTGTTTCAGAAAGTAGGGGTGAAAGAAAAAAGAGCGCAGGAAGCGCTTCAGAGAAATAGAAAAGAGAAAGTGGGTTTACTGCAAAGACGAGCACAcgcaaagagagagaaagaattaGATGCTGATCGCAGGAAATGGGCCAGAATAACAGCCGCGGCTgccattttaaaaccaaaaaagaaGGAAGGAGAAAAGGGCGAGGTCAATGTTAAACTGAGCAAGAAGCAGGAAGCAGAGGCTACCTCTCCCCCTCCTCCTACAGCTCCTGCTGTGCAGAGACTGTATCCAGATCCTCCACCCCCCTACAATCCAAGTACGGGTAAAAAATTGAAACAGCTGCCTCTCAGGAAAATTATGAAACAAATGCCTCTGTACAAAGTAAAAGGTGGAACTTTGGAGTTGAATGAGGAAGAAAGTCAGGGTTGTAAAGATAGCGTGATAGAATCGTTCGTTGAGGAAGACGTAGAAGAgaataaaaaagaagaagatgAAGAAAGTGAACAAGATTACCCAGTAGGTGAAGAGATAGTAATTGAAGGGCATGAAGAGAATAAGAAAGATAGGAAGGTAGCCAGTAACAATGACTCTGATGATgagaaacaagaaaaaatgtTTGTTACTATAGAAGGTACTTTTGCTATTGGTGAGGACAAAAAAGGACAGAGAGGTAGAAAGGGAACCAGGGGAAATTTATCAAAGAAAAGAGCATCCCCATCTAGATCTAGTGCAAGATTGAAGGACATGTTGCAGAGGAAAGAGGAAGGGAAGACTGATTTATCTGATATGGGAACAAAATTCCAGTTGCCCATATTGGCTGGCTCTACAGGGCCTGTGTATCAACCGTGGTCCCTTACGGACTTAGAAACATTAGTAAAGAAACTCCCTGCCATTACAGAGGGAGGAGGTAGATGGGTGAACAAACTCTTTGCATTGTCACATGGCCAGGTCCTCTCCGTAGGAGATTTGAGACAGATAATGAGCAGGGTGTTGTCTGCACACCAGATGGCAGACTTAGAGAATATGGCTCTCACCAGAAATGTGAGCAACAGCGCCCCATTGGTGACTGGGGGAGGCCAATCGCCCTTATGCCAAGCCATAAGAGATAAATTCCCCACACCTGATACAATGTTCGAAAACATGAAATTTAAACATAAGCCTGGTGAGAATGGAGCAGCATATATAAATAGATGCTCTCAAGAATGGGAGGAGGCTTGTGATGAGAACCCCCTGTCTAACCCTGTCACTAATAGAATTTTCAGGGCAGCAGTGTTGTATGGAGCTCCAGCTGGCGTGACTCAAGCAATGGAGCAGTCCCCTGAGGTaccaggcagtgatgatgcaaagTGGAAAAGGTACGCAGTACATTTTATTGACAAAGCAGTAGAGAAGGCAGAGAAAGAAGGAAGTGAGCTATTGAAGCTGCAGAAGGAGCTTCTGAAACTACAGGTTGAGGAGAGGAAGTCAGCTAAAAATAGAGAGCCGAAACAGATGGCTCAGCAACAGCCTACCCTCACACCCACGCAGCCACAACCACAGGCTGAGCCTGTACATAAAACTTCTGTAAAATACCATGATTATGTTCCACAATACCCCAAACAACAACAGTGGGGTGGTGGCAGAG GTAGAGACCTACTAATTAAAGCAGGGGCCAGTATACTATGTACTCCAGAGGGAGTCGTTATATCCTTTCCAACAGGGCAGAAGATTAACTGCTCCATACAAGGTGGAGTAGGCCACAACCAGTGGCTGCTGGCACCTTCACCCACCCCAGATAGTTATGCAGACATTTACTGGGCTCTGCTGACCCCCTCGCAAACCGGAGCTTATTCACTTTTCCAGAAATGGAAGTCGTGGATATATACCTTGGACATTTTTACTCCGCCCCCTGATGACCTACACTGTACGTTGTTTTATGACAGACAGGAAGACCATGTTTATCAGGAAGCATTTTCTGGTGTTGAAGGCTCTCAATGGAGCATAAGAGGCATGGGACTGCTGATAGGAAAGGAAGGTGTAGTGGCTCCTGTATGCCTAACAGCCGAACAGGAGGGCTGGTACATGATGAGAGAATCAGCTGCCCCACACATATCACTGGCTCTGCACTCTATGCATGAAGCCAGAGAATTGGGCTCCATGACAAAGAGGCTTCTAGCAGTTACTGATTGGGAACCAACTGAGAATAGACAGCTATACTACTCCCCCTCAGCTGACAGTTTCAAGGTGGTAGAAGAAACCACTGACTTAGGCATCTTGGAACATAAGTGGATCCCCAGGTGCCACGGCAGAGATAAATCAGACGGGGAAGGGGCTGTGGAATTGATTGAATCTATGCCTCAAGACTTGTGGTCGACAGGACCCACTGATGTGGGGTATTGTGACATAACACCTGTCACTTTCGAAATATCGAATGGACCACCAGTGTGGAGTCCACAGTATAGAAACAGACCTGAGGCAGTGGCTGGTATCAGGCCGATAGTTAAGGGATTGCTTGACTCCGGGGTGCTAACCCCATACCAGTCGCAATGGAACACACCAATATTTCCTGTCCCAAAACCAGGAGGGATGTATAGAATGGTGCATGATTTGAGAGAAGTGAATAGCAGAGTTACCACCCCCATAGTTGCTGTCCCAGACCCATACACTGCATTGTCTATGGTGAATGCATCCCACCAATGGTTTTCCTGTATTGACATGGCTAACGCATTTTTCTGTGTACCCATTGCAGATGAATGCAAAGAATATTTTGCCTTCACATTTGAAGGAACACAGTATTCCTATAACCGCCTTCCACAGGGATTTATCTTAAGTCCAGGAAAATTCAATCAGGTCATGAAACAACAACTGGAATCCTGCCAGTTTCCGGAGGGCGTGGTCACCATCATGTACGTGGATGACCTTTTGATCTCGGCTGAATCACCAGAATCCTGCCTAGAGGCAACTGGCATTGTTTTACACAGACTGCGGGAGGCTGGGCTGAAAGTGAGTAAAGAGAAATTGCAGGTGTGCAGACAAACAGTCACCTTCCTAGGGAGAGTAGTGGGAGCAGGTGGAAATGGTGTGTCACCAGCACACAAGAGGGACATTTTGACACACCCAAAACCTATAACTGTGAAGGAAATGCTTTCCTTCTTAGGACTGGCAGGGTTCAGTAGACACTTTGTGCCACAATATGTGACTCTGACTAGCCCTCTAAGGGACATGGTGAAACAATGTGGTATGAGAAATTTGAAAGCACAGCTACAATGGACAGTCGAAGCAGAGGAGGCGTTTCAGAAAACAAAAGCAGAGCTAGCACATTGTAGCAATCTTTGCACCCCAGACTACAAACTGCCCTTCAGATTAGATGTATCTGAAACAATCACGAGTGCACATGGGGTACTTTACCAAAAGCAGTCGGGCAACAGACGAATTTTACTGTACATGAGTGTGCTACTAGACCAGGTGGAAGCTAGACAGCCCCCGTGTGCTAGATTCGCTGCAGGCCTAGCTAAGATCATACAGAAAACATCACACATCGTTATGGGTCACACGCTGTTGATCCTAACCTCTCACTCAGTGGTCAGCTTCGTTAATTCCAGCGCTTTCACTTTCTCTGCTTTGAGACAGAGGAGGATGTTGAAAATTTTGACAGCACCAAACATTACGTATACTCACAATGGGGTTAACATGGCTGACCTCCTGACTGATGGAGAACCTCATGATTGCGCCCCCTTGACGAACAGATTGTCGGTGGTGAGGGAAGGTTTATTGGCCAGTCAACTTCCTGAAACAGACAACCCTATAACGCTTTTTACTGATGGCAGCTGTCACAGAGCTGATGATGGGACATTGAAGGCAGGATTTGCTGTGATTGAATTGCAGGGTGACAAATTTGTGACGGTGAAAGCAGAACCCCTAGTGGGGAAACAGTCAGCACAGAAAGCAGAACTGTTAGCATTGATCAATGCATTGAGATACTCTGAGGGTAAAACAGCAAATATCTACTCTGATTCTGCTTACGCAGTTTCCGCAGCCCATGTGGAGCTGCCTGTGTGGGTCAGATGTGGATTCACAACCTCGTCCGGCCGGCCAATTACTCATGAGAAAGAAGCAAGAGAGCTCTCAGAAGCCATAATGCTACCTAACAAAGTGGCTATTGTTAAGTGCACTGGTCATTCCCAAGGAACTGACCTACTCTCGAGAGGGAATGAGGCTGCAGACATGGCGGCAAAACGTGCTTCAGGCTACCTACAAGGTCAGCTTGTGGTAGTAGCAGAGCCAGATGTGACATCCCTTCTCCCTGAATTTTCAAGGGAATTCTTGTCGGAGCAGCAGGACATGGCTGCCCCAGAAGAAAAATCTGTGTGGAAAAACAAGGGTGCGGTCAGGCATTCTGATGGCCTTTGGACATCCCCAGATGGTAGGGTTCTACTACCGGCTTCATTGGCCCCAATTGTCTTGAAAGAAACTCATACTCCTGCCCACTGTAGTGACAAACAAATGGCGCGAGCTTTGCAATCTTGGTGGCATCCTTTCATGCCACATCTGATTGCGGGGTACATAGCATCGTGTCCTATCTGTCAAGAACACAACATTAAGCCGTCCATGAAACCGTCCCAGGGTTCGTTTCCTCTCGCAAATGGTCCTGGAGATGAAATTGTAATCGACTTCACTGACATGTGTGAAAAAGTGCAGGGAAAAAGATATCTGTTGGTGATGGTGGATGCCTACACTGGTTGGCCTGAAGCATTTCCTGTTGGCAGGGAGGACAGCACTGCCGTCATTAAGTGTTTGATAAACCACTATATACCACACTACGGTTTCCCGAAAAGGGTCAGGTCCGATAATGGCTCGCATTTTAAGAATGAACATCTGGCTCAAGTGGAGAAGGCATTGGGTTTGGTACATCACTTTGGCGCAGTTTACCACCCTCAATCGCAAGGGAAAGTTGAACGTTTGAACCTCACGTTGAAAAACAAATTGGCTAAAATCTGTGCACAGACCAAATTGACATGGTTAGCGGCCCTTCCACTGGCCCTGATGTCAGTCAGGAGCTCTGTAAACAGAACCACGGGATACACCCCGTTCGAGCTCTTGACTGGTCGCCAGTTTCCTGGTCCACATGCACCATTGCAACTGGAACCAGTTCAACCCCTATCGCATAAGGTGTATTACGACAAACTAGTGGCCCTTGTTGGGTCGTTTCATGATGTAGTGCCCATTGATGACATGGTTCACGAATACCCCGCCCGGTTGCCAAACCGCACCTGGGATTGGGTGCGATTGAGAATCTACAAGCGCAAATGGAAAGAACCTCGCTGGTCTGCTCCACTGAAGGTAACTGCACGCACCTCTCACTGTGTTCGTCTTGCAGGAAAAGGAGACACGTGGTACCACCTGAGTCAGTGTTGTCCGGCGGATCAGCCGTCCAGATCCTTGGAGGACACCAGAGTGGACCTTGCTTCACAGGTCCAAGAGAGGGAGGATACAGGTGACACACAAAATACAggtgacacacaaacacatacacatacacatacacatacaggaGAAGACCCAAAAGAGGATTTCCAACCATCACAAAGTAATCTGCAAGCCCTGCAAGTGGTCCATAAGACTGGGGATTTATTCACAGCCCCTAAAGGTGAGCCAGTAGCTCATTGCATCAGTGCAGATTGTGCATTTGGAGCAGGCATAGCAAGGAAATTTAGGGAAAGGTACGGGGTTGAAAAGGTGTGGGCCCAAGGGAAGACAAAAGGTGACTGTGCCGTAACACATGAAATAGACAGGATCGTTTTTCATCTAGTCACAAAAACATTTGCCAGGGATTTACCCACCTATGAGGATTTTGAGAACAGTTTAAGCTGCATGAGAGTGTGGTGTGACAGGCTAGGCATCACCAAATTATCTATACCCCGGCTGGGGTGTGGTTTGGACAAGTTGGAGTTCTGTAAAGTCCTTCACATTATTGAGAAAACTTTTAGAGGTTCAAACATAGTGATTTCTATTTACCATATTGATTAG